One genomic region from Streptomyces sp. NBC_01431 encodes:
- a CDS encoding SPW_0924 family protein → MRALIAAAIGLAAALAIVLTISAIGAPEGKTSPKPLLTTVPSAPGKITQTK, encoded by the coding sequence ATGCGCGCCCTCATAGCCGCCGCGATCGGACTGGCCGCCGCCCTCGCCATCGTCCTGACCATCTCGGCCATCGGCGCCCCCGAGGGCAAGACCTCGCCCAAGCCGCTGCTCACCACCGTGCCCAGCGCCCCCGGGAAGATCACCCAGACCAAGTAG
- the polA gene encoding DNA polymerase I — MAETASKNAPDNRPRLLLMDGHSLAYRAFFALPAENFTTATGQPTNAVYGFMSMLANTLRDEAPTHFAVAFDVSRKTWRSTEFPEYKANRSKSPDEFKGQVELIGELLDAMHADRFATDGFEADDIIATLATQAEAAGFEVLIVTGDRDAFQLVSEHVTVLYPTKGVSELTRFTPEKVVEKYGLTPQQYPDFAALRGDPSDNLPGIPGVGEKTAAKWINQFGSFAELVERAEEVKGKAGQNFRDHIEAVKLNRRLTEMVKDVELPKGPADLERAPYDRAAVTGVLDVLEIRNPSLRERLLAVDPGAGQDQAPAPEAAVELDGSVLAAGELAGWLAEHGGQPLGVATVDTWALGTGSVTEIALAAAGGAAAWFDPAQLDAADEQAFAAWIADAAAPKIMHNAKAAMRVFPEHGWSVAGVAMDTALAAYLVKPGRRSFALDALSVEYLGRELAPAAADGQLAFGSDDEAEADALMAQARAVLDLGGAFTERLKEVGAAELLHDVELPTSLLLARMERYGIAADRAHLEAMEQQFAGAVQQAVKEAHASVGHEFNLGSPKQLQEVLFGELALPKTKKTKTGYTTDADALAWLAAQTEHELPVIMLRHREQAKLRVTVEGLIKTVAADGRIHTTFNQTVAATGRLSSTDPNLQNIPVRTDEGRAIRRGFVVGEGYESLLTADYSQIELRVMAHLSEDEGLIEAFASGEDLHTTVASQVFGVAKSRVDPEMRRKIKAMSYGLAYGLSAFGLSQQLNIEAGEARGLMDTFFERFGGVRDYLQRVVEEARATGYTETMLGRRRYLPDLNSDNRQRREMAERMALNAPIQGTAADIVKVAMLNVDRALTEAGLTSRLLLQVHDEIVLEIAPGERERVEELVRREMAGAVELRAPLDVSVGAGNDWESAAH, encoded by the coding sequence ATGGCTGAGACAGCATCGAAGAATGCCCCGGACAACCGACCGCGCCTGCTCCTCATGGACGGGCACTCCCTGGCGTACCGGGCGTTCTTCGCGCTGCCCGCGGAGAACTTCACGACCGCGACGGGCCAGCCGACCAACGCGGTCTACGGCTTCATGTCGATGCTCGCGAACACCCTGCGTGACGAGGCGCCCACGCACTTCGCGGTGGCGTTCGACGTCTCCCGCAAGACGTGGCGCTCGACGGAGTTCCCGGAGTACAAGGCGAACCGGTCGAAGAGCCCGGACGAATTCAAGGGGCAGGTCGAGCTGATCGGCGAGCTGCTCGACGCGATGCACGCCGACCGGTTCGCGACCGACGGCTTCGAGGCCGACGACATCATCGCCACGCTCGCCACCCAGGCCGAGGCGGCGGGCTTCGAGGTCCTCATCGTCACCGGTGACCGGGACGCCTTCCAGCTGGTCTCCGAGCACGTCACCGTCCTGTACCCGACGAAGGGCGTCTCCGAGCTGACCCGGTTCACCCCGGAGAAGGTGGTGGAGAAGTACGGCCTGACTCCGCAGCAGTACCCGGACTTCGCGGCGCTGCGCGGCGACCCGTCGGACAACCTGCCGGGCATCCCCGGCGTCGGTGAGAAGACCGCCGCGAAGTGGATCAACCAGTTCGGTTCGTTCGCGGAGCTGGTCGAGCGCGCCGAGGAGGTCAAGGGCAAGGCGGGGCAGAACTTCCGCGACCACATCGAGGCGGTCAAGCTCAACCGGCGCCTGACCGAGATGGTCAAGGACGTCGAGCTGCCCAAGGGCCCGGCCGACCTGGAGCGCGCCCCGTACGACCGTGCCGCGGTGACCGGTGTCCTCGACGTCCTGGAGATCCGCAACCCGTCGCTGCGCGAGCGGCTGCTCGCCGTCGACCCGGGCGCGGGTCAGGACCAGGCTCCGGCGCCGGAGGCCGCGGTGGAGCTGGACGGCTCGGTGCTGGCCGCCGGCGAGCTGGCCGGGTGGCTGGCCGAGCACGGCGGTCAGCCGCTCGGGGTGGCCACGGTCGACACCTGGGCGCTGGGCACCGGCAGCGTCACCGAGATCGCGCTGGCCGCGGCCGGCGGTGCGGCGGCCTGGTTCGACCCGGCCCAGCTCGACGCGGCCGACGAGCAGGCCTTCGCCGCCTGGATCGCGGACGCCGCGGCGCCCAAGATCATGCACAACGCGAAGGCCGCCATGCGGGTCTTCCCCGAGCACGGCTGGAGCGTCGCGGGCGTCGCGATGGACACCGCGCTCGCCGCCTACCTCGTCAAGCCGGGCCGCCGCTCCTTCGCCCTGGACGCGCTGTCCGTCGAGTACCTGGGCCGCGAGCTGGCGCCGGCCGCTGCCGACGGTCAGCTCGCCTTCGGCTCGGACGACGAGGCGGAGGCTGACGCGCTGATGGCCCAGGCGCGGGCTGTCCTCGACCTGGGCGGCGCGTTCACGGAGCGCCTGAAGGAGGTCGGCGCGGCGGAACTGCTGCACGACGTCGAGTTGCCCACCTCCCTTCTCCTCGCCCGCATGGAGCGGTACGGCATCGCTGCCGACCGGGCCCATCTCGAAGCGATGGAGCAGCAGTTCGCGGGTGCGGTGCAGCAGGCCGTGAAGGAGGCGCACGCCTCGGTGGGCCACGAGTTCAACCTGGGCTCGCCCAAGCAGCTCCAGGAAGTTCTCTTCGGTGAACTGGCCCTGCCCAAGACGAAGAAGACCAAGACCGGTTACACCACGGACGCCGACGCGCTGGCCTGGCTGGCGGCACAGACCGAGCACGAGCTGCCGGTCATCATGCTGCGCCACCGCGAGCAGGCGAAGCTGCGGGTCACCGTCGAGGGCCTGATCAAGACGGTCGCCGCGGACGGCCGCATCCACACCACGTTCAACCAGACGGTCGCGGCGACCGGCCGCCTCTCCTCGACCGACCCCAACTTGCAGAATATTCCGGTGCGTACGGACGAGGGCCGCGCGATCCGGCGGGGCTTCGTGGTCGGCGAGGGCTACGAGTCGCTGCTCACCGCGGACTACAGCCAGATCGAACTGCGCGTGATGGCCCACCTGTCCGAGGACGAGGGCCTCATCGAGGCGTTCGCCTCCGGTGAGGACCTGCACACCACGGTCGCCTCGCAGGTGTTCGGCGTGGCCAAGTCCCGGGTCGACCCGGAGATGCGGCGCAAGATCAAGGCGATGTCGTACGGCCTCGCGTACGGCCTGTCGGCCTTCGGCCTCTCGCAGCAGCTGAACATCGAGGCGGGCGAGGCACGCGGTCTGATGGACACGTTCTTCGAGCGCTTCGGCGGTGTACGGGACTACCTCCAGCGAGTGGTGGAGGAAGCGCGCGCGACGGGCTACACGGAGACCATGCTGGGCCGCCGCCGCTACCTGCCCGACCTCAACAGCGACAACCGCCAGCGCCGCGAGATGGCCGAGCGGATGGCGCTCAACGCCCCGATCCAGGGCACGGCGGCGGACATCGTGAAGGTGGCGATGCTGAACGTGGACCGCGCCCTGACCGAAGCGGGTCTCACCTCCCGCCTCCTGCTCCAGGTCCACGACGAAATCGTCCTGGAAATCGCGCCGGGCGAACGCGAGCGGGTGGAGGAGCTGGTCCGCCGCGAGATGGCGGGAGCGGTGGAGCTCCGCGCTCCCCTGGACGTGTCCGTGGGAGCGGGCAACGACTGGGAGTCGGCCGCGCACTGA
- a CDS encoding lytic transglycosylase domain-containing protein, with amino-acid sequence MAPHMGRRLRKGAGTTALAAVAVAALSASQAPGVVHASNPGDQAASDATPTPTPSNPASGNSPYYTDLPPLVSPTPPNPNLNPNPTASNPVGGDQQGIPATVLDAYKKAEAALATARPGCHLPWQLLGAIGKVESGHADGGRVDANGTTLTPILGPVLNGAGFANIADTDHGAYDGDKVFDRAVGPMQFIPSTWATSGKDGNGDGIKDPNNVYDAALATGFYLCADGRDVAVKKDLDKAILSYNQSQEYLTTVTTWFDFYRRGSFQVPDGTGPLPGRRSDRTPSKPPVTPKTPPSQKPAPKPTPNPPAPPVKPPVPPVKPGGDGGTPTPPVARPTTFENAGTSELTAFAGGAFGGQPTARVKDASGKAMAKLSVKFEIVGDTDTRFPGGATTAVVATATDGTAAAPALTVGEKTGTFTVRATLVDAALSAVDWKATVVARQADALVRSDAKVLTAAPNGEFANQVSVKATFKGAVAPAVAASAALIVTPAAGADPKAEPKVNDKGPYFKDAEGNPVRELKDLKTDAKGFLVLPKMYADSQTGTFQLRLTTDGGATLTVELKVAAAS; translated from the coding sequence ATGGCACCGCACATGGGCCGACGACTGCGCAAGGGAGCGGGGACCACGGCGTTGGCCGCGGTGGCGGTGGCGGCGCTTTCCGCATCGCAGGCGCCGGGAGTCGTGCACGCGAGCAACCCGGGCGACCAGGCGGCCTCGGACGCCACACCGACGCCCACCCCGAGCAACCCGGCATCCGGTAACTCCCCGTACTACACGGACCTTCCGCCGCTCGTGTCGCCGACGCCGCCGAACCCGAACCTGAACCCGAACCCGACGGCGAGCAACCCCGTCGGCGGTGACCAGCAGGGCATACCGGCGACCGTCCTGGACGCATACAAGAAGGCCGAGGCGGCGCTCGCGACGGCCCGGCCCGGCTGCCACCTCCCCTGGCAACTGCTCGGCGCGATCGGCAAGGTCGAATCGGGGCATGCCGACGGCGGCCGCGTGGACGCCAACGGCACCACCCTCACCCCGATCCTCGGCCCGGTGCTCAATGGCGCCGGCTTCGCCAACATCGCGGACACCGACCACGGTGCGTACGACGGCGACAAGGTGTTCGACCGCGCGGTCGGGCCGATGCAGTTCATCCCGTCGACTTGGGCGACGTCGGGCAAGGACGGCAACGGCGACGGCATCAAGGACCCCAACAACGTCTACGACGCGGCTCTCGCCACGGGCTTCTACCTCTGCGCGGACGGCCGCGACGTCGCGGTGAAGAAGGACCTGGACAAGGCGATCCTGAGCTACAACCAGTCGCAGGAGTACCTGACCACGGTCACGACGTGGTTCGACTTCTACCGGCGCGGCAGCTTCCAGGTCCCCGACGGCACGGGCCCGCTGCCCGGCCGCCGCAGCGACCGGACGCCCAGCAAGCCGCCGGTCACGCCGAAGACGCCGCCTAGCCAGAAGCCGGCCCCCAAGCCGACGCCGAACCCGCCCGCCCCGCCGGTGAAGCCGCCGGTGCCGCCCGTCAAGCCGGGTGGCGACGGCGGCACGCCGACCCCGCCCGTCGCACGGCCGACGACGTTCGAGAACGCCGGCACCAGCGAACTGACGGCCTTCGCGGGCGGTGCGTTCGGCGGGCAGCCGACGGCTCGGGTGAAGGACGCGTCCGGCAAGGCGATGGCGAAGCTGTCGGTGAAGTTCGAGATCGTCGGTGACACCGACACCCGCTTCCCCGGCGGTGCGACCACCGCGGTGGTGGCCACCGCGACGGACGGCACGGCCGCCGCCCCGGCGCTGACGGTGGGCGAGAAGACCGGCACGTTCACCGTGCGAGCCACGCTCGTCGACGCCGCGCTTTCCGCGGTGGACTGGAAGGCGACGGTTGTCGCCCGGCAGGCCGACGCCCTGGTCCGCAGTGACGCCAAGGTGCTGACGGCCGCGCCGAACGGCGAGTTCGCCAACCAGGTGTCCGTCAAGGCGACCTTCAAGGGCGCGGTCGCCCCCGCTGTGGCCGCCTCCGCCGCCCTGATCGTGACCCCGGCCGCGGGCGCCGACCCGAAGGCCGAGCCCAAGGTCAATGACAAGGGCCCCTACTTCAAGGACGCCGAGGGCAACCCGGTCCGCGAGCTCAAGGACCTGAAGACGGACGCGAAGGGCTTCCTGGTCCTGCCGAAGATGTACGCCGACAGCCAGACCGGCACGTTCCAGCTCCGTCTCACGACCGACGGCGGGGCCACGCTCACCGTCGAACTCAAGGTGGCCGCCGCCTCCTAG
- a CDS encoding DUF4184 family protein, with protein MPFTLSHAAAVLPGIRRNGTARGRLVASALVAGSFAPDVTYYVATAVPDAMPFGRITHSALGVVTVDVLTAYALVAMWLLMREPLIALLPRTSWRSRVYAVVRGRSWQRPLAPFLVGWFSLSAVIGSATHVAWDAFTHADRFGTRVLPALGEKIAGLPFYWYAQYGGSALAMTGIGWFALTALRRAPAHHGQAPAGLAVRERRLVLSVLIGCTAVAATYRCLRWYALYGDVSVLGLIPSACFGGGVGLTAAALAYAWAWRSGGLGRGAPRDDPALSGPAEPDNAG; from the coding sequence ATGCCGTTCACGCTGAGCCACGCCGCGGCGGTGCTGCCCGGCATCCGGAGGAACGGCACGGCACGCGGACGGCTCGTCGCGTCGGCTCTGGTCGCGGGCTCGTTCGCGCCGGACGTCACGTACTACGTCGCGACGGCCGTGCCTGACGCCATGCCGTTCGGCCGGATCACGCACTCCGCACTCGGCGTCGTCACCGTGGACGTCCTGACCGCGTACGCCCTGGTCGCGATGTGGCTACTGATGCGAGAGCCCCTGATCGCGCTGCTGCCTCGGACATCCTGGCGCTCCCGCGTGTACGCGGTCGTCCGCGGCCGCTCCTGGCAGCGCCCTCTCGCCCCGTTCCTGGTTGGCTGGTTCTCGCTGTCGGCTGTGATCGGCTCGGCCACTCATGTGGCGTGGGACGCGTTCACGCATGCCGACCGCTTCGGCACCCGGGTGCTGCCGGCGCTGGGCGAGAAGATCGCCGGCCTCCCCTTCTACTGGTACGCCCAGTACGGGGGCTCGGCCCTGGCGATGACGGGAATCGGCTGGTTCGCCCTGACAGCGCTGCGCCGAGCCCCCGCGCACCACGGGCAGGCGCCGGCCGGACTCGCCGTGCGGGAACGCCGGTTGGTGCTGTCCGTGCTGATCGGCTGTACGGCGGTGGCCGCGACCTACCGGTGCTTGCGCTGGTACGCCTTGTACGGCGACGTCTCGGTCCTCGGCCTCATCCCGAGCGCGTGCTTCGGGGGCGGCGTGGGGCTGACGGCGGCGGCGCTGGCCTACGCGTGGGCGTGGAGATCAGGGGGCCTCGGCCGGGGCGCGCCCCGGGACGACCCTGCGTTGTCCGGGCCGGCCGAGCCGGACAACGCAGGGTGA